From a region of the Leptospira montravelensis genome:
- a CDS encoding ATP-binding protein, with translation MPFPLSRTELEKEVKTLFSNGLSGNVNDFYSWVFMETQRKFKDIPNTTLETMTSVLDEFTKDGIITTNPLDPREYLLAESSPIIRKMGTSEQFVILGALPYNPMQYVRARLDYFLKRNGIIEDLRMDLCIATVEAVENAAKYGDGGGVEVIFQIDKHKTFTIEMINTVKDFNLEDDIQRGKFSSTATLMRGMMVMQKLFDSVDLEISDNRKQAILKATRKLT, from the coding sequence ATGCCGTTCCCTCTCTCCAGAACTGAGTTAGAGAAAGAAGTGAAAACTTTGTTCTCCAATGGCCTCTCGGGGAATGTGAACGATTTCTACTCTTGGGTGTTTATGGAAACCCAGAGGAAATTTAAGGACATTCCAAATACAACTTTGGAAACTATGACCTCTGTCCTGGATGAATTTACCAAAGACGGAATCATCACCACAAACCCCTTGGACCCAAGGGAATATTTGTTAGCTGAATCTTCTCCTATCATTCGCAAGATGGGTACTTCAGAACAGTTTGTAATCCTTGGTGCTCTACCATACAATCCCATGCAATATGTTCGTGCCAGGCTTGATTATTTTCTGAAACGAAATGGGATCATTGAAGACTTACGTATGGATCTTTGTATAGCCACCGTGGAAGCAGTAGAGAATGCCGCGAAGTATGGGGATGGTGGCGGAGTGGAAGTTATATTCCAAATCGACAAACACAAAACCTTTACCATTGAAATGATCAATACAGTAAAAGATTTTAATCTAGAAGACGATATTCAAAGGGGTAAGTTTTCTTCCACAGCAACACTCATGCGTGGTATGATGGTCATGCAAAAACTTTTCGATTCAGTTGATTTAGAAATTAGCGACAATCGAAAACAAGCTATACTCAAAGCAACTCGTAAACTAACATAG
- the lon gene encoding endopeptidase La, which yields MEDSLPKQIFLLPIKVRPVFPGIITPLIVPPGRFIQSIEESSKGAGFLGLILLKEDESDLPSEDNIFQIGVVARILKKINLPDGGMNILVNTIQRFKINSIHTKEPVLIANVNYPEEELGTSKNNIKALMRTLLILTKELAQNNPLFTEDMKLTMMNVNEPAKMADFVCSILNLEKEEYQSVIEAIQINDRLEKVLLFLKKEIELVVLQKKIQEQINDKIDNQQRQFFLREQLKAIQQELGVGEDKTEIKYEKLLERLKSIPVADEIIVEIEREIDKFKNSDPISSDYNVIRNYLDLVDALPWEKPAEKDVNLLHAKKILNRDHHKLEDVKERILEFLAVHKLNPKSKGSILCLVGPPGVGKTSIAKSVAEALGRKFYRFSVGGVRDEAEIKGHRRTYIGAMPGKLISALKITKERDTVILLDEIDKMSQGYQGDPQAALLEVLDPEQNSNFRDHYLDLPFDLSDVLFIATANTFEPIPRVLLDRMEVIQLSGYITEEKVQIFQKYLWKKIFLKNGLNPDSFSMKKETVSVLINSYSRESGLRGLEKTFDKLVRKIALKQVLKDKYSKEIREKDLVEYLGPPPFVDDRMTIPKVPGTALGLAWTNAGGSTLLIEAVLIPGKGGLTLTGQMGKMMEESANIALSFVKNYVNNDSLFEKKAIHLHVPDGATPKDGPSAGITMATALLSLVTDRVIAPGFGMTGELTLTGEVLAIGGLREKIVAAKRVGVKKIIFPKDNEKAFQEIPDYVKKGVTFYPVTRFEEVEELVFPKSKGKKR from the coding sequence ATGGAAGACTCTCTTCCAAAACAAATTTTTCTTCTCCCCATTAAGGTAAGGCCAGTATTCCCAGGAATCATCACACCTTTAATTGTTCCTCCAGGCAGATTCATTCAATCCATTGAAGAATCATCTAAAGGTGCTGGATTTTTGGGACTTATCCTTTTAAAAGAAGATGAATCTGACCTTCCTTCGGAAGATAATATTTTCCAAATCGGAGTGGTGGCTCGAATTTTGAAAAAAATCAATCTACCTGATGGTGGAATGAATATTTTAGTAAATACCATTCAAAGATTTAAAATCAATTCCATACATACAAAAGAACCAGTATTGATAGCTAACGTAAATTATCCGGAAGAGGAGTTGGGTACTAGTAAAAATAATATCAAGGCTCTGATGAGAACCTTACTTATTTTGACCAAGGAACTGGCACAAAACAATCCTCTGTTCACAGAAGATATGAAACTTACGATGATGAATGTGAATGAACCAGCAAAGATGGCTGATTTTGTTTGTTCGATTCTAAACTTAGAAAAAGAAGAATACCAGTCCGTGATTGAAGCAATTCAGATCAACGATCGATTGGAAAAGGTTTTATTATTCTTAAAAAAAGAAATAGAGTTGGTGGTTCTTCAGAAAAAAATCCAAGAACAGATCAACGATAAAATAGATAACCAGCAGCGCCAGTTTTTTCTCAGAGAACAATTAAAAGCCATCCAACAAGAGTTAGGAGTCGGAGAAGATAAAACCGAAATCAAATACGAAAAACTTTTGGAGAGATTGAAGTCCATTCCTGTTGCGGATGAAATTATAGTAGAAATAGAAAGAGAAATTGATAAATTTAAAAATTCAGATCCAATCTCCAGCGATTATAATGTCATTCGAAATTATTTAGATTTGGTGGATGCCCTTCCTTGGGAAAAACCTGCCGAAAAAGATGTTAATCTACTTCATGCCAAAAAAATTCTCAATCGGGACCATCACAAATTAGAAGATGTGAAAGAAAGGATTTTAGAATTTTTAGCAGTACATAAACTAAATCCAAAAAGCAAAGGATCTATTCTTTGTTTGGTTGGCCCACCTGGTGTCGGTAAAACTTCCATTGCGAAGTCAGTGGCGGAAGCTTTGGGTCGTAAATTCTATCGTTTTTCTGTGGGTGGCGTCAGAGATGAGGCTGAAATCAAAGGACATAGGCGAACTTATATAGGTGCTATGCCTGGTAAACTCATTAGTGCATTAAAAATTACTAAAGAACGAGATACTGTAATTTTATTAGATGAAATTGATAAAATGTCACAAGGATACCAAGGAGATCCGCAAGCGGCCTTACTGGAAGTTTTAGATCCCGAACAAAATTCAAATTTTAGAGACCATTATTTGGATTTACCGTTTGATCTTTCAGATGTACTTTTCATCGCAACTGCAAATACGTTTGAACCTATCCCACGTGTACTTTTGGATCGCATGGAAGTCATTCAACTTTCAGGCTATATTACAGAAGAAAAAGTACAAATATTCCAAAAGTATCTTTGGAAAAAAATCTTTCTGAAAAATGGATTAAATCCTGACTCCTTTTCTATGAAAAAGGAAACGGTATCAGTCCTTATCAATTCTTATTCTAGAGAATCCGGTTTACGTGGACTCGAAAAAACTTTTGATAAATTGGTTCGTAAAATTGCCTTAAAACAAGTGTTAAAGGATAAGTATTCCAAAGAAATTCGAGAAAAAGATTTAGTAGAATACTTAGGTCCACCACCTTTTGTGGATGATCGAATGACCATACCGAAAGTTCCGGGAACAGCTTTAGGTCTTGCATGGACCAATGCGGGAGGTTCAACGCTCCTAATCGAAGCCGTACTGATTCCAGGTAAAGGTGGACTGACACTTACCGGACAGATGGGAAAAATGATGGAAGAGTCGGCAAACATAGCTTTGTCGTTTGTTAAAAATTATGTGAACAATGATAGTTTATTTGAGAAAAAAGCAATTCACTTACATGTTCCAGATGGTGCCACTCCAAAAGATGGACCTAGTGCTGGGATTACAATGGCTACGGCACTTTTATCACTTGTAACAGATCGTGTGATTGCTCCAGGTTTTGGTATGACCGGAGAACTAACGTTAACTGGTGAAGTGCTGGCTATCGGTGGATTACGTGAAAAAATCGTTGCTGCAAAACGTGTGGGTGTGAAAAAAATCATTTTCCCTAAGGATAACGAAAAGGCATTCCAAGAAATTCCAGATTACGTAAAGAAGGGTGTTACTTTTTATCCTGTCACTCGTTTTGAAGAAGTGGAAGAGTTGGTTTTTCCCAAATCCAAAGGTAAAAAGAGATGA
- a CDS encoding S1 RNA-binding domain-containing protein, with the protein MKGPSSEFERLLEESFKKRQSIEPGSRHEAKVTAVKNDYVFIRTIENKITGNISTEEWREEVLPKVGDSLVVYFLKENSGDFYFTTCLSGDNLTEENMEMAAQYEIPVLGQMLVESNGGWDVKLGSHPAFVPFSQLDGSLKGTNIAGKRIKFVISEIGKKQNKIVLSQKKIADKERETKKQLLREELKAGMFVSCTVKSIHKFGLIVDMDGFDALVPQSEATYKKNADLTTEFRVGETLRAKILTLDWVTNKISLSVKDFLSDPWSGKLPFKESDIVTGTLESIKPFGLFVRLGDDFSGLVPNKETGVPSRTPLNTVFNPGQKLEVFVMEINPEKRQIALSISKAAEAKDRMEYQEYMSKEESTGAVSSFGLALQKSLEKKNKK; encoded by the coding sequence ATGAAAGGCCCATCCTCAGAATTTGAACGTTTATTAGAAGAAAGTTTTAAAAAAAGACAATCCATTGAACCTGGCTCACGTCATGAAGCCAAAGTAACAGCTGTTAAAAATGATTATGTGTTCATTCGAACCATAGAAAATAAAATCACAGGAAATATCTCTACGGAAGAATGGAGAGAAGAAGTTTTACCTAAGGTTGGTGATTCACTTGTTGTTTATTTTTTAAAAGAAAACTCGGGCGATTTTTATTTTACCACCTGTCTTTCTGGAGACAACCTAACAGAAGAAAATATGGAGATGGCAGCTCAATATGAAATCCCTGTTCTTGGCCAAATGTTAGTTGAATCTAATGGCGGATGGGATGTAAAACTGGGAAGTCATCCAGCATTCGTACCTTTTAGTCAATTAGATGGTTCCTTAAAAGGAACAAATATTGCCGGCAAACGAATTAAATTTGTGATTTCTGAAATTGGTAAAAAACAAAATAAAATTGTTTTATCTCAGAAAAAAATTGCAGATAAAGAAAGAGAAACCAAAAAACAACTGTTACGCGAAGAGTTAAAGGCCGGAATGTTTGTATCCTGCACTGTAAAAAGCATTCATAAATTTGGACTCATCGTGGATATGGACGGGTTTGATGCCTTGGTTCCTCAATCAGAAGCAACTTACAAAAAAAATGCTGATTTAACCACAGAATTTCGTGTCGGAGAAACGTTACGGGCCAAAATTCTTACGCTTGATTGGGTTACTAACAAAATCTCTCTCAGCGTAAAAGACTTTTTGTCAGACCCTTGGTCAGGGAAACTTCCTTTTAAAGAATCTGATATTGTGACAGGGACATTAGAGTCGATCAAACCATTTGGCCTCTTTGTTCGGTTAGGTGATGATTTTTCTGGACTTGTTCCGAACAAAGAAACAGGAGTTCCCTCACGCACTCCGCTAAATACAGTTTTTAATCCTGGGCAAAAGTTGGAAGTGTTTGTGATGGAGATCAATCCTGAAAAAAGACAAATTGCTTTGTCAATTTCTAAAGCGGCAGAAGCCAAAGACCGGATGGAATACCAAGAGTATATGTCCAAAGAGGAATCAACAGGTGCTGTTTCTAGTTTTGGTTTAGCCCTTCAAAAATCATTGGAAAAAAAGAATAAAAAGTAA
- a CDS encoding tRNA (cytidine(34)-2'-O)-methyltransferase: MEIALFKPEIPPNTGNIARLCVNAGVPLSIVGEPSFDLSEKAVRRAGLDYWKDLDLRRFEDFEEFRTQKEKEGSRIFLVSKFGTRVYWDVTFQKKDVFLFGRETSGLPEEIHKSCPPEHIISLPMAEVSRSINLSNAVAIVLYEALRQENTRTNP; encoded by the coding sequence TTGGAGATCGCACTTTTTAAACCAGAGATTCCACCTAACACCGGAAATATAGCAAGACTTTGTGTAAATGCCGGTGTTCCCCTCTCTATCGTGGGGGAGCCCTCCTTTGACCTTTCGGAAAAAGCAGTCAGGCGTGCAGGACTTGACTATTGGAAAGATCTGGATCTGCGTAGATTTGAGGATTTCGAAGAATTCCGAACTCAAAAGGAAAAAGAAGGGAGTCGAATCTTCCTAGTATCCAAGTTTGGGACCAGAGTCTACTGGGATGTAACCTTCCAAAAGAAGGATGTCTTTCTATTTGGGAGGGAAACCTCGGGACTTCCAGAAGAAATTCACAAGTCTTGCCCTCCAGAACATATCATTTCCTTACCTATGGCAGAGGTGAGCCGTTCGATCAATCTTTCCAATGCCGTTGCCATTGTACTTTATGAAGCACTGCGCCAAGAGAATACACGGACTAATCCTTAA
- a CDS encoding histidine kinase, translating into MEKISGMGKETSEISDHIKLHIENGKILSLKTHRVSKSVEEHIKEAVGLILDRLTYPTLVPTLYTIIKELAINACKANQKRVFFEERGYSMLNPSEYARGVREYREMFSEEMSNEFGMKAKKKGYFCLINFKFNDDGITIEVINNTPIAKEEEKAIRERLEKGMVYDDIAQFYMDNADTTEGAGLGLALILIMLKGEGIDPNFFRIIIGEDSTIARLEIPLSDKFISVRDPNQI; encoded by the coding sequence ATGGAAAAGATTTCGGGTATGGGAAAGGAAACAAGCGAGATTTCTGATCACATCAAATTACACATCGAAAATGGGAAAATTCTCTCGCTTAAGACACACAGAGTGTCCAAATCCGTGGAGGAACATATCAAGGAAGCAGTAGGCCTCATCCTAGATCGCCTTACTTACCCTACTCTTGTCCCCACTCTTTACACCATCATCAAAGAACTAGCGATCAATGCTTGTAAGGCCAACCAAAAACGTGTGTTTTTTGAAGAACGTGGCTACAGTATGTTAAATCCTTCTGAGTATGCCAGGGGCGTTAGAGAATACCGAGAGATGTTTTCGGAAGAAATGTCCAATGAATTTGGAATGAAAGCCAAAAAGAAAGGATACTTCTGCCTAATTAATTTTAAATTCAATGACGATGGAATCACCATAGAAGTCATCAATAACACACCCATTGCCAAAGAAGAAGAAAAAGCCATCCGCGAACGATTGGAAAAAGGAATGGTCTATGATGATATCGCTCAGTTCTATATGGACAATGCTGATACTACAGAAGGTGCAGGTCTTGGACTTGCCCTTATTCTCATCATGTTAAAAGGGGAAGGTATCGATCCCAATTTCTTTCGTATCATCATCGGAGAAGACTCTACCATAGCTCGTTTAGAAATTCCTCTCTCTGATAAATTCATTTCTGTCCGCGACCCAAACCAAATTTAA
- the uvrB gene encoding excinuclease ABC subunit UvrB, translated as MANFKMVSPFKAAGDQVKAIEDIAKSFGEGKNKITLVGVTGSGKTFTMAEVITRVKKPTLILSHNKTLAAQLFREFKEFFPENAVEYFVSYYDYYQPEAYVPSSDTFIEKDMSMNEEIDKLRLRATSSLLERDDVIIVSSVSCIYGLGSPEDYMNSVVMLRIGDKIDRDQIIRKFLHIQYARNDIDFSRGNFRVRGDTIEIMPSYQEEGIRIELFGDEIDGLSKIDPLTGKVKTKLDRVVVYPAKHFITSGPKIKDAIEKIKTEMADQKEKFLKQGKHLEAERIESRTNYDMEMLVELGYCSGIENYSRHLTGRNEGERPACLLDYFPNMDFLLIIDESHVTLPQIGGMYAGDRSRKQTLVDFGFRLPSALDNRPLNFEEFETLTPMTLYVSATPDQKEIDKSEAVIEQIIRPTGLLDPVVEVRPTTNQIEDLLNEIRLRIEKKERILITTLTKKMSEDLTDYYKEVGLKIAYLHSEIDTIERTEIIRDLRKGVYDCIVGINLLREGLDIPEVSLVAILDADKEGFLRNYKSLIQTIGRAARNVNGKAILFADRMTDSIKKAISETERRRLIQEAHNTAMGITPQSIIKEIHDILPREMAEEDSKEEALKEMEKEFTLKKYKTKDKLRDALKREMLRYASDLDFEKAAMFRDKMLALGPDKIES; from the coding sequence ATGGCAAATTTCAAAATGGTTTCTCCTTTTAAGGCTGCCGGAGACCAGGTCAAAGCAATTGAAGATATTGCAAAGTCCTTCGGCGAAGGTAAAAATAAAATTACCTTAGTCGGTGTAACAGGTTCTGGTAAAACCTTTACGATGGCAGAGGTAATCACTCGTGTCAAAAAACCAACTCTCATTTTGTCACATAACAAAACTCTTGCGGCACAGCTTTTTCGTGAGTTTAAGGAATTTTTCCCTGAAAATGCTGTAGAGTACTTTGTCTCTTATTACGACTACTACCAACCAGAAGCCTATGTGCCGTCCTCTGATACATTTATAGAGAAAGATATGTCGATGAATGAAGAGATCGACAAACTTAGATTACGTGCCACGTCTAGTTTGTTAGAACGTGATGATGTAATCATCGTAAGTTCTGTATCTTGTATTTATGGTTTGGGTTCTCCCGAAGATTATATGAATTCGGTTGTGATGTTACGAATCGGCGACAAAATCGATAGGGACCAAATCATACGAAAATTTCTCCATATCCAATATGCAAGAAACGATATAGACTTTAGCCGAGGAAATTTTCGTGTTCGTGGAGATACTATTGAAATTATGCCTTCTTACCAAGAGGAAGGCATTCGGATTGAACTGTTTGGAGATGAAATTGATGGACTTTCTAAAATTGATCCACTGACCGGAAAGGTAAAAACCAAACTAGACCGAGTGGTAGTTTATCCTGCTAAACACTTTATCACTTCTGGTCCTAAAATTAAAGACGCTATCGAAAAAATTAAAACTGAAATGGCGGATCAAAAGGAAAAATTCCTAAAACAGGGAAAACATTTAGAAGCAGAACGCATTGAATCCAGAACCAATTATGATATGGAAATGCTTGTGGAACTGGGATATTGTAGTGGGATCGAAAACTACTCTCGCCATCTAACTGGAAGAAACGAAGGGGAAAGACCCGCATGTTTACTTGATTATTTTCCCAATATGGATTTTTTGCTCATCATTGATGAATCCCATGTAACCCTTCCACAGATTGGTGGGATGTATGCAGGGGATAGGTCCAGAAAACAGACGTTAGTTGATTTTGGTTTTCGTCTTCCCAGTGCTCTTGATAACCGTCCACTGAATTTTGAGGAATTTGAAACCTTAACTCCGATGACTTTGTATGTGTCGGCTACACCTGATCAAAAAGAAATTGATAAAAGTGAGGCGGTCATTGAACAAATCATACGTCCGACGGGACTGCTTGATCCCGTGGTGGAAGTTCGTCCTACCACCAACCAGATCGAAGATTTATTAAACGAAATTAGGCTTCGTATTGAAAAGAAAGAACGTATACTTATCACTACTCTTACCAAAAAAATGTCAGAGGATTTAACTGATTATTATAAGGAAGTGGGATTAAAAATTGCATACTTACATTCGGAGATTGATACTATCGAACGAACTGAAATCATCAGAGATTTGCGTAAGGGTGTTTATGATTGTATCGTGGGAATCAACTTACTCCGAGAAGGATTAGATATTCCGGAAGTTTCCCTCGTTGCGATTTTAGATGCAGATAAAGAAGGTTTTTTACGAAACTATAAATCTCTGATCCAGACCATTGGACGGGCCGCAAGGAATGTGAACGGAAAAGCTATTTTATTTGCTGACCGAATGACTGATTCTATTAAAAAAGCGATCAGCGAAACCGAACGACGCCGTCTAATTCAGGAAGCACATAATACGGCAATGGGGATCACTCCCCAAAGTATCATTAAAGAAATTCATGATATCCTTCCACGTGAAATGGCGGAAGAGGATAGTAAAGAAGAAGCACTCAAGGAAATGGAAAAAGAATTTACCTTGAAAAAATACAAAACCAAAGACAAGTTACGCGATGCATTGAAAAGAGAAATGTTGCGTTATGCTTCCGATTTGGATTTTGAAAAGGCCGCTATGTTTCGTGATAAAATGTTAGCACTCGGGCCCGATAAGATAGAATCATAA